The Piliocolobus tephrosceles isolate RC106 chromosome 3, ASM277652v3, whole genome shotgun sequence genome has a window encoding:
- the ERVMER34-1 gene encoding endogenous retroviral envelope protein HEMO: MVSLSNYALLRLTLTAFLTILVQAQHLLAPVFRTLSILTNQSNCWLCEHLDNAEQPELVFVPASASTWWTYSGQWMYERVWYPQAEVQNHSTSSYGKATWHWEASMEAQGLSFAQVRLLEGNFSLCVENKNGTGPFLGNIPKQYCNQILWFDFTDGTFMPSIDVTDESRNDYDDTSVCLGTRQCSWFAGCTNQTWNSSAVPLIGLPNTQDYKWVDRNSGLTWSGNGTCLYSCQNQTKGLLYQLFRNLFCSYGLTQAHGKWRCADANITNDKGHDGQQTPTWWLTGSNLTLSVNNSGLFFLCGNGVYKGFPPKWSGRCGLGYLVPSLTRYLTLNASQITNLRSFIHKGTPHRCTQRDTDNPPLYCNPKDNSTIRALFPSLGTYDLEKAILNISKAMEQEISATKQTLEAHQSKVSSLASASQKDHVLDIPTTQRQTACRTVGKQCCLYINNSEAIMSDIQYLYEISENLKNGPLFDWEGLFAKVGDWFRSWGYVLLIVLFCLFIFVLIYVHIFRKSGRSLNSQPLNPALSPQQSAQLLVNETSCQVSNRAMKGLTTHQYDTNLL; the protein is encoded by the coding sequence ATGGTCTCCCTTTCAAACTATGCCCTGCTTCGATTAACCCTTACTGCTTTTTTGACAATTCTAGTACAAGCTCAACACCTGCTTGCACCAGTTTTCCGAACACTATCTATCTTGACTAATCAGTCTAATTGCTGGCTATGTGAGCATCTAGATAATGCAGAACAACCCGAACTAGTTTTTGTTCCTGCCAGTGCAAGCACCTGGTGGACCTATTCTGGACAATGGATGTATGAAAGGGTGTGGTATCCACAAGCAGAAGTACAGAATCACTCTACTTCCTCCTATGGTAAAGCGACTTGGCACTGGGAAGCCTCCATGGAAGCTCAAGGTCTATCCTTCGCTCAAGTAAGATTATTGGAGGGAAATTTTTCCCTttgtgtagaaaataaaaatggcactGGACCCTTCCTAGGTAATATACCTAAACAATACTGTAATCAAATATTATGGTTTGATTTTACAGATGGCACCTTCATGCCCTCTATAGATGTTACAGATGAATCCAGGAATGATTATGATGATACAAGTGTTTGCCTAGGCACTAGACAATGTTCCTGGTTTGCAGGTTGCACAAACCAGACCTGGAACAGCTCAGCTGTTCCCTTGATTGGTCTACCCAATACCCAAGACTACAAATGGGTAGATCGAAATTCTGGATTGACCTGGTCAGGTAATGGCACCTGTCTTTATAGCtgccaaaaccaaaccaaaggcCTTCTGTACCAGCTATTTCGCAACCTATTTTGCTCTTATGGCCTGACACAGGCACATGGGAAATGGAGATGTGCAGATGCCAACATAACTAATGACAAAGGTCATGATGGACAGCAGACCCCCACCTGGTGGCTCACAGGTTCCAATCTGACCTTGTCTGTGAACAACTCTGGCCTCTTTTTTTTATGCGGCAATGGGGTGTACAAAGGGTTTCCACCTAAATGGTCTGGACGATGTGGACTTGGGTATCTGGTACCTTCCCTCACCAGATACCTCACCTTAAATGCTAGCCAAATTACAAACCTGAGATCCTTCATTCATAAAGGAACACCACATAGATGCACCCAACGAGACACAGACAATCCACCTCTGTATTGCAACCCCAAGGACAATTCAACAATAAGGGCCCTTTTTCCAAGTTTGGGAACTTATGATTTAGAAAAGGCAATTCTAAACATTTCCAAAGCAATGGAACAGGAAATCAGTGCCACTAAGCAGACCTTGGAAGCACACCAATCAAAAGTTAGCAGTTTAGCGTCTGCCTCCCAAAAGGATCATGTCTTGGATATACCAACCACCCAACGACAAACGGCTTGTAGAACTGTTGGCAAACAGTGTTGCCTCTATATAAATAATTCGGAAGCAATAATGTCTGATATACAATATCTATATGAAATATCTGAGAACCTGAAGAATGGACCGTTATTTGATTGGGAAGGCCTATTTGCAAAAGTGGGAGACTGGTTCAGATCATGGGGCTATGTGCTTTTAATTGTTCTTTTCTGCTTATTCATCTTTGTTCTAATCTATGTTCACATCTTTCGCAAATCTGGCAGATCCCTTAACTCCCAACCTCTGAACCCAGCCTTATCTCCACAGCAATCAGCACAGCTCCTTGTCAATGAAACTTCATGTCAAGTTTCAAATAGGGCAATGAAGGGACTAACAACCCATCAGTATGACACAAATCTACTTTGA